The Bacillus andreraoultii sequence TTCTTGTCCTGTCACAGCAACACGAATTGGCATGAATAACTTTTTCCCTTTATGGCCAGTTAACTTTTGAACTCGTTTAATAGCAGCTTTAATTTCACTAGCTTCAAAATTCTCTAATTGCTCAAGTTCTTGGATAAATGCTTGCAACACTTCTGGTACTTGTTCTTCTCCTAAGATAGCTTTTCCTTGTTCATCATAATGAAGTTCATCTTTAAAGAATAGCTCGGATAAAGACACAATTTCTGCACCATAACTCATCTGTTCTTGGTAAAGAGCAATCAGTTTATGAGCAAAAGCTAATTCTTTATCTGTTGGATTCTCCGATACTCTTCCTGCACTAATTAAATGTGGAAGTGCTAGTTCAATCACTCTTTCAACTGGTAACTTTTTCATATATTGATTGTTCATCCAAACTAGTTTTTGTCGGTCAAAAACAGCCGGAGACTTCGACAATCTTGCTGGATCAAATATATGAATTAATTCTTCACGCGAAAATATTTCTTCTTCCCCTACTGGTGACCAACCTAAAAGAGCAATGAAATTAAATAATGCTTCAGGTAAATATCCAAGGGATTCATATTGTTCAATGAATTGAATAATGGATTCATCACGTTTACTTAGTTTTTTATGGTTTTCATTAACAATTAACGTCATATGGCCAAACGTAGGTGGTTTCCAACCAAAAGCTTCATAAATCATTAATTGTTTTGGTGTGTTAGAAATATGGTCATCCCCACGAAGTACATGAGTAATATTCATTAGGTGATCATCTACTGCTACGGCAAAATTATATAGAGGCATACCGTCCTTTTTTGCAATAACAAAATCACCAATATCCTCCGAATCAAACGTAACTTCACCTTTAACGATATCATTAAAACGATAGACTTTGCCTTCAGGAACATGGAAGCGAATGCTTGGCTTACGTCCTTCTGCTTCATATCGTTCTTGATCTTCTTTTGTCAAATGACGGCACTTACCTGAATAACGCGGCGCTTGTCCATTTGCAATTTGTTCCTCACGTTCTTTTTCTAATTCTTCTTCCGTACAGTAACATTTATATGCCAAACCTCGATCTAATAAATCGTTATAGTGCTTTTTATAGATATCAAGACGTTCCGTTTGCCGATATGGACCGAATTCTCCTCCAACATCAACACCTTCATCCCAATCCATACCTAACCATTTCAGATATTTTAACTGGCTTTCCTCTCCGCCAGCAATATTTCGCTTTTGGTCCGTATCTTCAATTCGGATAATGAATTTCCCGTTTTGATTACGAGCAAATAAATAATTAAAAAGAGCAGTTCTTGCATTTCCGATATGTAAATGACCTGTTGGGCTCGGAGCATAGCGAACACGTATGTCACTCATATTAAAATTACCTCCATTAATAGATACAATTTGTTTAGTTAACGCTTTTTATTTTACACTAAAAAGAAGATTGAATGTCATTAATCATCAATTATTTTTTATTTGATTCTAATAAAACAACTGCAAGTGATGCAATTCCTTCTTCTCTTCCTGTAAAACCAAGCTTTTCCGTCGTTGTTGCTTTTACATTAATTTGATCCTCTTCAACCTGAATAATTTGAGCTATTCTCGCTTTCATCAACGGGATATACGGGGCCATTTTTGGCTTTTGGGCAATAATTGTACAGTCCATATTTACAAGATTATAGCCTTTTTGTTTCACCAGTTCCCACGCTTGCTTTAATAACAGTGCTGAATCTACGCCTTTGTAAGCATTATCATTATCCGGGAAATGTGTACCAATATCCACAAGTCCAACCGCTCCAAGACAAGCATCCGTTATTGCATGTAATAAAACATCTGCATCTGAGTGCCCTAACAATCCCTTTTCATATGGGATTTCAATGCCACCAACAATTAGCGGTCTATTAACTACTAGTTGATGGACATCATATCCTTGTCCAATACGTAACAAAACAATCTCTCCAATCAAAACTACCTATTTCTTTTTTTAATAATCGCCTTTGCAAAGTGTAAGTCTTCAGGTGTTGTAATTTTAAAATTATCATAGTCTCCTTCAACAATATAAACTTTTCGTCCCATTCTCTCCAGTAGACTTGCATCATCTGTACCTATAAAACCATCTTGATGAGCCTGTCTATGAGCCTCTTTTATAAGAGAAAGTTGAAAAGCTTGCGGTGTTTGTATCGACATAAGCGTGGCCCGATTAATGGTTTCCTCAACTAAATGATTATTCACTTTTTTTATCGTATCTTTAACAGGTACCGCAAGAATTGCCGCTCCCTTACTTGCGGCTTTTTCAACGAGCTGGTGAACAAAATGTTGTTTTACAAATGGTCTTGCTCCGTCGTGGATTAATATAATTGATTCCCCTTCAATCTGTTCAAGACCTTTAAAGACACTCTCCTGTCTCTCTTTTCCACCTTCTACAACATTCGCTACTTTCATTAAGTTATATTTGCTAACTAGCTGATTCACTTCTTTTTGATCGTGCTTGTTAACAACAAGTGTAATAGACTTACACCATTCGTCTTGTTCAAATACGGATAATGTATGTATTATAATTGGAGCTCCTTCAATTTCAACAAGCAACTTATTTTTATCTGCACCCATTCGTTTCCCCATACCAGCTGCCGGGATAATTACATGATATTCCATTGTTCAACTTCCCTTAGGTTATACTATTTATTTTTATATTAAAATAAGGGAGACCGTATTTCAAATATGATCTCCCTAAAAACTATAATGCTTTCTCTAATACTTTCGGTTTTGCAAAAATCATTCGGCCAGCGGATGTTTGTAGAACGCTCGTTACTATTACATTTATCGTTTTACCAATATGATTACGCCCATCTTCTACAACAATCATCGTTCCATCATCTAAATAGGCAATTCCTTGGTTATGCTCTTTACCGTCCTTTATTACTTGCACAACCATTTCTTCACCTGGAAGGACAACAGGTTTCACTGCATTAGCTAAATCATTAATATTTAGTACATGTACTTGTTGTAGTTCACATACTTTATTTAAATTGTAATCATTCGTAACAACCGTTCCATTTGTTAATTTTGCAAGCTTCACTAATTTGCTATCAACCTCTTGAATATCCTCAAAATCACCTTCATAAATTTCTACCTTGATTGGTAGCTCCTTTTGAATTTTATTGAGAATATCTAAGCCTCTTCTTCCACGGTTTCGTTTTAACACATCCGAAGAATCTGCAATATGTTGTAGTTCTTCTAAAACAAATTGAGGAATAACAATAATTCCTTCCAAAAATCCTGTTTGACAAATATCCGCAATACGGCCATCAATAATGACGCTTGTGTCCAATATTTTCAGTTGGCCAATGTTTTTCTGTAAACCATCTTCTGGTATTTTTTTCTTTGCTCCCCTGTTTTGAAAAACGTTCAGCATTTCATCTCTCTTTTTAAACCCTACTTGGAACCCTAAATATCCAAATAATAACGTTAAAATAATTGGTGCTATTTCATTAAGGACAGGAAAA is a genomic window containing:
- the ispF gene encoding 2-C-methyl-D-erythritol 2,4-cyclodiphosphate synthase, which translates into the protein MLRIGQGYDVHQLVVNRPLIVGGIEIPYEKGLLGHSDADVLLHAITDACLGAVGLVDIGTHFPDNDNAYKGVDSALLLKQAWELVKQKGYNLVNMDCTIIAQKPKMAPYIPLMKARIAQIIQVEEDQINVKATTTEKLGFTGREEGIASLAVVLLESNKK
- a CDS encoding PIN/TRAM domain-containing protein, which encodes MLTRIVQICFLLVGGTLGVLFLPFLYSVVNLDQVAIIDNPYVSAILGAIIFYLITFWAVKYVINFIKWIEETLIKAPILDLLFGTIGLVLGLIIAFFLGSALSTFLFPVLNEIAPIILTLLFGYLGFQVGFKKRDEMLNVFQNRGAKKKIPEDGLQKNIGQLKILDTSVIIDGRIADICQTGFLEGIIVIPQFVLEELQHIADSSDVLKRNRGRRGLDILNKIQKELPIKVEIYEGDFEDIQEVDSKLVKLAKLTNGTVVTNDYNLNKVCELQQVHVLNINDLANAVKPVVLPGEEMVVQVIKDGKEHNQGIAYLDDGTMIVVEDGRNHIGKTINVIVTSVLQTSAGRMIFAKPKVLEKAL
- the gltX gene encoding glutamate--tRNA ligase, with translation MSDIRVRYAPSPTGHLHIGNARTALFNYLFARNQNGKFIIRIEDTDQKRNIAGGEESQLKYLKWLGMDWDEGVDVGGEFGPYRQTERLDIYKKHYNDLLDRGLAYKCYCTEEELEKEREEQIANGQAPRYSGKCRHLTKEDQERYEAEGRKPSIRFHVPEGKVYRFNDIVKGEVTFDSEDIGDFVIAKKDGMPLYNFAVAVDDHLMNITHVLRGDDHISNTPKQLMIYEAFGWKPPTFGHMTLIVNENHKKLSKRDESIIQFIEQYESLGYLPEALFNFIALLGWSPVGEEEIFSREELIHIFDPARLSKSPAVFDRQKLVWMNNQYMKKLPVERVIELALPHLISAGRVSENPTDKELAFAHKLIALYQEQMSYGAEIVSLSELFFKDELHYDEQGKAILGEEQVPEVLQAFIQELEQLENFEASEIKAAIKRVQKLTGHKGKKLFMPIRVAVTGQEHGPELPNTVELLGKEKVISRIRNVLS
- the ispD gene encoding 2-C-methyl-D-erythritol 4-phosphate cytidylyltransferase, coding for MEYHVIIPAAGMGKRMGADKNKLLVEIEGAPIIIHTLSVFEQDEWCKSITLVVNKHDQKEVNQLVSKYNLMKVANVVEGGKERQESVFKGLEQIEGESIILIHDGARPFVKQHFVHQLVEKAASKGAAILAVPVKDTIKKVNNHLVEETINRATLMSIQTPQAFQLSLIKEAHRQAHQDGFIGTDDASLLERMGRKVYIVEGDYDNFKITTPEDLHFAKAIIKKRNR